The following is a genomic window from Garra rufa chromosome 4, GarRuf1.0, whole genome shotgun sequence.
GCGCCCTCCGCAGAGGAGTGGAGCGCAAGAACAGCGACTGCACACTGCGCAACAGAAAAGCGCACCACTATAAGAAGCATTACACTGCTgaggtaaaacacacacacacactcagtgtTTCTGTagaaccctgttcctggagatcctacaaagttcagctcaaaccttgatcaaacacacctgaaccagctgatTAGTCTcgtaggtagcacttgataattacagacagctgtgttgaagCAGGGTTGGAACTGAAGTCTGCCGGtgggtagatctccaggaacagggttgggcagccctgcTGTAGAAACACAAACACAGGGtccttttctctctctcaggAGACGCTCAAATCCGGCACCAGCTGCAGTTCGCGGTGTTCAGAGAGCACGCGGCACGAGTCCGAGACGGAGGACGTGCTGTGGGAGGATTTCCTGCACTGCGCCGAGTGCCGCTCGTCCTGCACCAGCGAAACGGATGCCGACGGATCCGCCGTCTGTTCCGCTTCTAAGAAAGAGTTCAGAGACGACCCGTTTCATCAGGTGCGTTACAGATGGCAGTCAGGTGATCTGGAGCCGATATTGGTTTAgatcaggggtgtcaaactcaacCCTGCAGAGTTTTGTTTTAACCCTATTCCAACACACATACTATGCAGTTTTCAATTAAGCCTGAAGGACTTGATaagttggatcaggtgtgtttaattagggttgcatCTAAACTCTCCAGGACCGGAGTTTGACATCCCTGGTTTAGATTGGTCAGGCCGGTGTTTTGTAGCAGTAATCGTGTGAATGACGTTTGTCTGCGTCTCTCTCTGCCGCCGGTGAAGGGTCACGTGCCGTGGCTCCACAGCTCTAATCCGGGTCTGGAGCGCGTCAGCGCCATCGTGTGGGAAGGGAACGAATGCAAGAAAGCGGACATGTCTGTGCTGGAAATCAGCGGCATGATTATGAACAGGGTGAGTCCGAATCCCACGAAGGAATGCAGCGAACGTCGATTAGGTGAAGCTCTGATCTCGTCCTCGTCTCGTCCGCAGGTCAATCTCTACACTCCAGGGATCGGCTATCAGATATTTGGGAATCTGGTGTCTGTGACGCTGGGTTTGACTCCGTTTGCGTTCAGATTGTTCCAGTACAAAGATCTGGAGCAGCTGGCGTCTCTGTCGGCCGGCGAGGTGGTCTCCATCGCCTTCGGCTCCTCCGCCGACATCCTGGTGATCGCGATGGTGACCGTGAGCTTCGCGGTGCGCGTGTGTCTCATCTGGCTGTTCTTCTTCTTGCTCAGCGTGGCCGAGAGGACGTATAAGCAGGTGAGTGTGGTGTCGAATCGCACACACGGAACCCTGAGCTTCTCCTACAGAGTCTCAGCATTTGTCTGATGGtggttttggtttttcagcgGCTGCTGTTTGCAAAGTTGTTTGGTCACTTGACGTCGGCGCGGAGAGCCAGAAAATCAGAAGTCCCTCATTTCCGCCTGAAGAAGGTGCAGAACATCAAGATGTGGCTGTCGCTGCGCTCTTACCTGAAGGTAGGATTGCGCTGTTCGCTTTGTCCTTTATGTGACGATACGCCGTGTGCCGACGACGTCACCGCCGCTAACGCCGGAGCGATttcctgtctgtctctgtctgtctgcagCGTCGAGGTCCTCAGCGCTCCGTGGATGTGATCATATCCTCTGCGTTTCTGCTCACGCTCTCGGTGGTCTTCATCTGCTGTGCTCAGGTCAGTCGCTGGATAATCTCCACGTGTTTATCTCATGACTAGTGTGTTTTACTCCGGTATTGATCGCAGCGTTTCTCCCGCAGCTGCTTCACGTGCACGAGACGTTTCTGGAGTTTCATTATAACTGGGAGCTGGGGATCTGGTGCGCTTCGTTGTCGCTTTACCTGCTGCGGTTCGTCACGCTGGGCTCAGAAACCAGCAAGAAATACAGCAACACCTCCATCTTACTCACAGAACAGGTACAAATACACACACGTGTGACATTGTAAAGAAACACAATCGTCCCGGAGTCTCATCTGATGTGTTGGTATTTCAGATTAATTTGTACTTGAAAATGGAAAAGAAACCAAATAAGAAAGAAGAACTCACTCTGGTCAACAACGTCCTCAAACTGGCCACCAAATTACTGAAGGTATCAgaaaacagacacacacatacataaacacacactATTGACGCTGGCACTGAACCACTGACCGTGTGTTTGTCCCGCAGGAGTTGGACGCTCCGTTTCGCCTGTACGGTCTGACCATGAATCCTCTGCTGTACAACATCACTCAGGTGGTGATTCTGTCGGCCGTGTCGGGGGTCATCAGTGACCTGCTGGGCTTCAACCTGAAGGTGAGAATCTCTCGCTGTGGATCGATGTCTGTCAGTCTCTTATATTGTTGGCGCTGCGCTCACGGTTTGTGCGTTTCGTTCACAGCTGTGGAAGATCAAATCATGACGGTGAAGCTGCGGTGATTTCAGCTTCTGGAGGCGCTGCTGCTCGTCTCAAACACACGGTGGCGCCGTTTCCCCTCCACAGGGGCTTCCTGACAATGAACTCTTGGCCTGTTGTCCGGTCATATCAGAGTGCTTGTGCAATTCAGCTATTTATTTTAccctttcagtgttttttttattctcaaGTATTTGTTTTAACTGTTACAGTcgttttaagtattattttagcTCATGATGTGACGTTCTCATAGGAATGATAATCCAGCGCTGCGGCAGTTGTGCACGTGTCGAACCTGCGGTCTGATCTGCGATATACAAGACTGCTGTGAGTTACTGAAACCAAGAGTAAGAGACCCATCGTGACGATCATTGTGGAACGGACGAAACGCGAGCAAACACACAGAACTGCCGTTTTTACACGCGTGTGTGAGTTTCACCAGCTGATCTGCAGCTTTTCAGCAATAAGTGTCAGATGAACATTGATGTGTCTGATCACACACTGATTCAGGCGCTTCATGCATCATCTGACACACATCGGTCTGTtaaacacgtgtgtgtgtgtgtgtgtgtgcgttagtTAGAAAAGCCTCAAAATGTGCACTTTAAAGCAGAAAATGTTACATGTTTCAAAGAGTCTGAGTCTGCGTTTCAGTCTtggcattttgtgtttttgtatgtGACACGGGACAGACGGTGTAACGACCAAAGTGTTAtttctttttctgtctgttttttgcTGGAGATGAATGTATTACAGACTCTCTGAACTCTGCTTTGTAAAGGGGACTGACAGAGTTACTTTTTTGTtgtgattttgtttttttgtctgttttgggTTTGATTCGTATAGATTCAGATTTCTGTTCATGGAGGGAAAATATTCTGTTACAAAGAAACActatttaagaaaaaagaaatggAGAAACTGAATGTCTCATTTGCTTTTCAGAGAGAATCTTGTGTTTCTAGTTTCTGTTTGTGAATGTCAGGTTTTACTTTTGTCAGATGAAGGTACGGCCAGCTACACCAGACTCTTGGGCTGGCGTCACTTGTATTTCAACACTGTACAAAATAAATCTCTCATGAAAAAAGTTTGTAGCGCTACAAATTCTTTAGTTGATCAGGTGCGTCGCCTGCGAGCGATCCTGTGATGTGTATCAAACGGAGCGGGTAGTGCGCTAAAATGATCAATTCATGAAATAATTTTAGTTGACaacttttttcactattttaaacacttttttcaaAGAAACCGTTCACTGAAGTAGTCCTGCTGTGCATCAGTTCAAATTATTAATCCAGATTAATATGAGTTTATAACATTGCATGTATAATAAGGAATTGAATGTTTTAGATCAAGAAAGCCACTGTACATCATCGACCCATAAACTAAAAGATTCCTCAAAATACCTACAGTCCAAACGTTCATGTAGATCAGACGCTGGGCTTGAAGGGAGCTGACGCTAACGGAGCGGCTGTTGTTCACGTTCACCCACACACCAATATAAATACGGCAGGAGAGCGTCTCCACCTCGCACAGAAACCTCACGCAGTTGGGACGACTGACTGTTATGTGTTACCTAGTTAGTGTAAGTGAACGATTGGCTGTTTGATCAGTGATCGTCAGCGGTGTGTCCTCAATCTAAAGCGGTGTTTGTCGAAGCTGGACTGACCTGAGCAGAACCTCAGCTGGACTCCAGCTCTAATTCACCGCTTCTGAAGGACGACTTCAGTTCTTAAGAAACAATCTAAAACAAAAAGGAACCAAAACTTCATCAGGAGCAAATCCAGCCTCAGTTCTCAAAATCTTTACAATAGCAAAGAAGCACAAACTTATCTAATCACCAGTAAAATAttg
Proteins encoded in this region:
- the phtf2 gene encoding putative homeodomain transcription factor 2 isoform X1 produces the protein MASKVRDAVLWYQKKIGAYDQQIWEKSVEQREIKFIRRGLRNKPKKTGHVKPDLIDVDLVRGSAFAKAKPESPWTSLTRKGIVRVVFFPFFFRWWTQVTSRAVFYLLLSLYVLQVLAAVLFFSISSPHGVPATEVFGAIWLMLLLGTVHCQIVSTHTPKTGGGGGSSGKRRRKLRKAAHLDIHREGDGSSTTDNTQEGAPHGSLSAGSRGLVAFFRDFWHGIFKAGSKKSKLSIDKSTETDNGYVSLDGRITSKSSEEGLQLHEPHCDLLRSDEPHWNLQHTPNHLILPPAAKCLSEAAVPRGVENMSDEASSEEDPENYSALRRGVERKNSDCTLRNRKAHHYKKHYTAEETLKSGTSCSSRCSESTRHESETEDVLWEDFLHCAECRSSCTSETDADGSAVCSASKKEFRDDPFHQGHVPWLHSSNPGLERVSAIVWEGNECKKADMSVLEISGMIMNRVNLYTPGIGYQIFGNLVSVTLGLTPFAFRLFQYKDLEQLASLSAGEVVSIAFGSSADILVIAMVTVSFAVRVCLIWLFFFLLSVAERTYKQRLLFAKLFGHLTSARRARKSEVPHFRLKKVQNIKMWLSLRSYLKRRGPQRSVDVIISSAFLLTLSVVFICCAQLLHVHETFLEFHYNWELGIWCASLSLYLLRFVTLGSETSKKYSNTSILLTEQINLYLKMEKKPNKKEELTLVNNVLKLATKLLKELDAPFRLYGLTMNPLLYNITQVVILSAVSGVISDLLGFNLKLWKIKS
- the phtf2 gene encoding putative homeodomain transcription factor 2 isoform X2; this encodes MASKVRDAVLWYQKKIGAYDQQIWEKSVEQREIKGLRNKPKKTGHVKPDLIDVDLVRGSAFAKAKPESPWTSLTRKGIVRVVFFPFFFRWWTQVTSRAVFYLLLSLYVLQVLAAVLFFSISSPHGVPATEVFGAIWLMLLLGTVHCQIVSTHTPKTGGGGGSSGKRRRKLRKAAHLDIHREGDGSSTTDNTQEGAPHGSLSAGSRGLVAFFRDFWHGIFKAGSKKSKLSIDKSTETDNGYVSLDGRITSKSSEEGLQLHEPHCDLLRSDEPHWNLQHTPNHLILPPAAKCLSEAAVPRGVENMSDEASSEEDPENYSALRRGVERKNSDCTLRNRKAHHYKKHYTAEETLKSGTSCSSRCSESTRHESETEDVLWEDFLHCAECRSSCTSETDADGSAVCSASKKEFRDDPFHQGHVPWLHSSNPGLERVSAIVWEGNECKKADMSVLEISGMIMNRVNLYTPGIGYQIFGNLVSVTLGLTPFAFRLFQYKDLEQLASLSAGEVVSIAFGSSADILVIAMVTVSFAVRVCLIWLFFFLLSVAERTYKQRLLFAKLFGHLTSARRARKSEVPHFRLKKVQNIKMWLSLRSYLKRRGPQRSVDVIISSAFLLTLSVVFICCAQLLHVHETFLEFHYNWELGIWCASLSLYLLRFVTLGSETSKKYSNTSILLTEQINLYLKMEKKPNKKEELTLVNNVLKLATKLLKELDAPFRLYGLTMNPLLYNITQVVILSAVSGVISDLLGFNLKLWKIKS
- the phtf2 gene encoding putative homeodomain transcription factor 2 isoform X3; this encodes MASKVRDAVLWYQKKIGAYDQQIWEKSVEQREIKFIRRGLRNKPKKTGHVKPDLIDVDLVRGSAFAKAKPESPWTSLTRKGIVRVVFFPFFFRWWTQVTSRAVFYLLLSLYVLQVLAAVLFFSISSPHGVPATEVFGAIWLMLLLGTVHCQIVSTHTPKTGGGGGSSGKRRRSKKSKLSIDKSTETDNGYVSLDGRITSKSSEEGLQLHEPHCDLLRSDEPHWNLQHTPNHLILPPAAKCLSEAAVPRGVENMSDEASSEEDPENYSALRRGVERKNSDCTLRNRKAHHYKKHYTAEETLKSGTSCSSRCSESTRHESETEDVLWEDFLHCAECRSSCTSETDADGSAVCSASKKEFRDDPFHQGHVPWLHSSNPGLERVSAIVWEGNECKKADMSVLEISGMIMNRVNLYTPGIGYQIFGNLVSVTLGLTPFAFRLFQYKDLEQLASLSAGEVVSIAFGSSADILVIAMVTVSFAVRVCLIWLFFFLLSVAERTYKQRLLFAKLFGHLTSARRARKSEVPHFRLKKVQNIKMWLSLRSYLKRRGPQRSVDVIISSAFLLTLSVVFICCAQLLHVHETFLEFHYNWELGIWCASLSLYLLRFVTLGSETSKKYSNTSILLTEQINLYLKMEKKPNKKEELTLVNNVLKLATKLLKELDAPFRLYGLTMNPLLYNITQVVILSAVSGVISDLLGFNLKLWKIKS